From the Streptomyces nigrescens genome, one window contains:
- a CDS encoding DUF5753 domain-containing protein, translated as MAKVPEREKLPAFVQDLVEHEEEALTLLSYQNQVVPGLLQTEPYVRATFDSLYPPLDEEQAEEWVSGRISRQKLLERKTPRPMLNFILEEAVLHRPIGSQGLLRAQLRHLRSCAELPFLGLQIMPTARCTHAALDGPLVLLVLLVLLVLLVLLVLLEKPDHEYLAYIEAQRISFLVDDPDQVSVYQQVYGMLRSQALTPEETKSLLDDLLGES; from the coding sequence GTGGCGAAGGTCCCGGAGCGGGAGAAGCTGCCGGCGTTCGTGCAGGACTTGGTGGAGCACGAGGAGGAGGCGCTGACGCTGCTGTCGTATCAGAACCAGGTGGTGCCGGGGCTTTTGCAGACCGAGCCGTACGTACGAGCAACCTTCGACTCCCTCTACCCACCACTGGACGAGGAACAGGCCGAGGAATGGGTTTCAGGACGCATCAGCCGACAGAAGCTGCTGGAGCGTAAGACGCCCCGCCCCATGCTCAACTTCATCCTGGAAGAGGCGGTCCTCCATCGACCGATCGGCAGTCAGGGACTCCTGCGCGCACAGCTCCGCCATCTCCGCTCCTGCGCCGAACTCCCTTTCTTAGGGCTTCAGATCATGCCGACGGCCCGATGCACCCATGCCGCCCTGGACGGCCCGCTGGTCCTGCTGGTCCTGCTGGTCCTGCTGGTCCTGCTGGTCCTGCTGGTCCTGCTGGAGAAACCCGATCATGAGTATCTCGCCTACATCGAAGCGCAACGGATCAGCTTCCTGGTCGACGATCCAGATCAGGTCAGCGTGTATCAACAGGTATATGGGATGCTGCGGTCGCAGGCCCTCACCCCTGAGGAGACGAAGAGCCTGCTGGACGACTTGCTAGGAGAGTCATGA
- the gatC gene encoding Asp-tRNA(Asn)/Glu-tRNA(Gln) amidotransferase subunit GatC, translating into MPGITREEVAHLARLARLELKAEELDHFAGQLDDIIGAVARVSEVADQDVPPTSHPLPLTNVMRPDEVRPSLTPEQALSGAPAQEQQRFKVPQILGEE; encoded by the coding sequence ATGCCTGGCATCACGCGCGAGGAGGTCGCTCACCTCGCCCGGCTGGCACGTCTGGAGCTGAAGGCCGAAGAGCTCGACCACTTCGCCGGACAGCTCGACGACATCATCGGCGCGGTCGCCCGCGTCTCCGAGGTCGCCGATCAAGACGTACCGCCGACCTCCCACCCGCTGCCCCTGACCAACGTCATGCGGCCGGACGAGGTCCGTCCGTCGCTGACCCCCGAGCAGGCGCTCTCCGGCGCCCCGGCCCAGGAGCAGCAGCGTTTCAAGGTGCCGCAGATCCTGGGGGAGGAGTGA
- the gatB gene encoding Asp-tRNA(Asn)/Glu-tRNA(Gln) amidotransferase subunit GatB, with the protein MTVTDLVSYEDALATYDPVMGLEVHVELGTKTKMFCGCSTTLGADANAQTCPTCLGLPGSLPVVNAIGVESAIKIGLALNCSIAEWCRFARKNYFYPDMPKNFQTSQYDEPIAFDGYLDVQLEDGEIFRVHIERAHMEEDTGKSTHIGGATGRIHGARHSLLDYNRAGIPLIEIVTKPIEGAGERAPEVAKAYVAELRELIKALGVSEARMEQGQMRCDVNLSLRPNGTEKFGTRSETKNVNSLRSVERAARFEIQRHAAVLSSGGTIVQETRHFHEEDGSTTAGRIKDNAEDYRYFPEPDLVPVAPSREWVEELRAALPELPRVRRNRLREEWGISEHDMQSILNAGAVDLITATVDAGADSASARKWWMGELARRANEDGVELAALPITPEQVARVTALVADGSLNDKLARQTIEGVLAGEGDPDTVVEKRGLKVVSDEGALGTAVEEAIAANAAIADKIRGGKVAAAGALVGAVMKATRGQADAARVRELILEKLGVEG; encoded by the coding sequence GTGACTGTCACTGACCTGGTGTCGTACGAGGACGCCCTCGCGACGTACGACCCCGTCATGGGCCTGGAGGTCCATGTCGAGCTCGGCACCAAGACCAAGATGTTCTGCGGGTGTTCCACCACCCTGGGCGCGGATGCCAATGCGCAGACCTGCCCCACCTGCCTGGGCCTGCCCGGCTCGCTGCCCGTCGTCAACGCGATCGGCGTCGAGTCCGCGATCAAGATCGGCCTGGCGCTGAACTGCTCCATCGCCGAGTGGTGCCGCTTCGCCCGGAAGAACTACTTCTATCCGGACATGCCCAAGAACTTCCAGACCTCCCAGTACGACGAGCCGATCGCCTTCGACGGCTACCTCGACGTACAGCTGGAGGACGGGGAGATCTTCCGGGTGCACATCGAGCGCGCCCACATGGAGGAGGACACCGGCAAGTCCACCCACATCGGTGGCGCCACCGGCCGTATCCACGGCGCCCGGCACTCCCTCCTGGACTACAACCGTGCCGGTATCCCGCTCATCGAGATCGTCACCAAGCCCATCGAGGGCGCGGGCGAGCGGGCCCCCGAGGTCGCCAAGGCGTACGTCGCCGAGCTGCGCGAGCTCATCAAGGCGCTGGGCGTCTCCGAGGCACGCATGGAGCAGGGCCAGATGCGCTGCGACGTGAACCTCTCGCTGCGCCCCAACGGCACCGAGAAGTTCGGTACGCGTTCGGAGACCAAGAACGTCAACTCCCTGCGCTCCGTGGAGCGTGCGGCCCGGTTCGAGATCCAGCGGCACGCCGCGGTGCTCTCCTCCGGCGGCACGATCGTCCAGGAGACCCGGCACTTCCACGAGGAGGACGGCTCCACGACGGCCGGCCGCATCAAGGACAACGCCGAGGACTACCGCTACTTCCCCGAGCCGGACCTGGTGCCGGTGGCCCCCTCCCGTGAGTGGGTCGAGGAACTGCGCGCGGCGCTCCCCGAGCTGCCGCGGGTGCGCCGCAACCGGCTGCGCGAGGAGTGGGGCATCTCCGAGCACGACATGCAGTCGATCCTCAACGCGGGCGCGGTCGACCTGATCACCGCCACCGTCGACGCCGGTGCGGACTCCGCCTCGGCCCGTAAGTGGTGGATGGGCGAGCTGGCGCGCCGCGCCAACGAGGACGGCGTCGAGCTGGCCGCCCTGCCGATCACCCCCGAGCAGGTCGCCCGGGTCACCGCGCTGGTCGCCGACGGCTCGCTCAACGACAAGCTGGCCCGCCAGACCATCGAGGGCGTGCTGGCCGGCGAGGGCGACCCGGACACCGTCGTCGAGAAGCGCGGTCTGAAGGTCGTCTCCGACGAGGGCGCCCTGGGCACCGCCGTCGAGGAGGCGATCGCCGCCAACGCCGCCATCGCCGACAAGATCCGCGGCGGCAAGGTGGCCGCGGCCGGCGCCCTGGTCGGCGCGGTCATGAAGGCCACGCGGGGCCAGGCGGACGCGGCCCGGGTGCGCGAGCTGATCCTGGAGAAGCTGGGCGTCGAAGGCTGA
- a CDS encoding aldo/keto reductase has protein sequence MKVRQLGAHGPTVSPLGLGCMGMSTSYGVPDDAESLRTLDRAVELGVTLLDTADAYGRGANEEFLGRWLRSRTAAQRDELVLATKFGLRHDAATGRVNEVDTSAAWVREACHASLRRLGTDHIDLYYMHRRDPAVPIEETVGAMAGLVADGAVRHLGLSEISPQTLRRAHAVHPISAVQLEYSLFTREVVEGEMLATCRELGIGIVAYSPLGRGMLTGALAARDDLTAEDARRRWPRFAEENIDRNLRLVRAVRTTAESFGCTPAQAVLAWLLAQGEDIVPIPGTKRRSYLDENAAAAGITLTPEQTDQLRAAVPADAVAGERYPLAALERLGH, from the coding sequence ATGAAGGTCCGCCAGCTGGGCGCCCACGGCCCAACCGTCTCCCCGCTCGGCCTCGGCTGTATGGGGATGTCCACCTCGTACGGCGTCCCGGACGACGCCGAGTCGCTCCGTACGCTCGACCGCGCCGTCGAGCTCGGCGTCACGCTGCTCGACACCGCGGACGCCTACGGGCGCGGCGCCAACGAGGAGTTCCTCGGCCGCTGGCTGCGCAGCCGTACCGCCGCGCAGCGGGACGAGCTGGTGCTGGCCACCAAGTTCGGGCTGCGGCACGACGCCGCCACGGGACGGGTGAACGAGGTCGACACCTCCGCCGCCTGGGTGCGCGAGGCCTGCCACGCCTCGCTGCGCCGCCTCGGTACGGACCACATCGACCTCTACTACATGCACCGCCGTGATCCGGCCGTCCCCATCGAGGAGACGGTCGGGGCGATGGCCGGCCTCGTCGCCGACGGTGCCGTACGCCACCTCGGCCTCAGCGAGATCAGCCCGCAGACGCTGCGGCGGGCGCATGCCGTCCACCCCATCAGCGCCGTGCAGTTGGAGTACTCCCTCTTCACCCGCGAGGTCGTGGAGGGCGAGATGCTGGCGACCTGCCGGGAGCTCGGCATCGGCATCGTGGCGTACTCACCGCTCGGGCGCGGGATGCTGACCGGCGCGCTCGCCGCACGCGACGATCTCACCGCCGAGGACGCCCGCCGCCGGTGGCCGCGGTTCGCCGAGGAGAACATCGACCGCAATCTGCGCCTCGTCAGGGCCGTGCGGACCACCGCCGAGTCCTTCGGCTGCACCCCTGCGCAGGCCGTCCTCGCCTGGCTGCTCGCCCAGGGCGAGGACATCGTCCCGATCCCCGGCACCAAGCGCCGCAGCTACCTGGACGAGAACGCGGCGGCGGCCGGGATCACCCTGACCCCCGAGCAGACGGACCAACTCCGCGCGGCCGTACCCGCCGACGCCGTCGCCGGCGAACGCTATCCACTCGCCGCGCTGGAACGACTGGGCCACTGA
- the gatA gene encoding Asp-tRNA(Asn)/Glu-tRNA(Gln) amidotransferase subunit GatA has protein sequence MADLIKLTAAEIAAKIASGELTAVEVTEAHLARIEAVDEKVHAFLHVDREGALAQARAVDEKKARGEKLGPLAGVPLALKDIFTTEGIPTTVGSKILEGWLPPYDATLTKKLKAADVVILGKTNMDEFAMGSSTENSAYGPTGNPWDLTKIPGGSGGGSSAALASYEAPLAIGTDTGGSIRQPASVTGTVGVKPTYGGVSRYGMVAFSSSLDQGGPCARTVLDAALLHEVIAGHDPLDSTSIDAPVPAVVEAARNGSVEGMRVGVVKQFRGEGYQAGVIQRFDESVALMKELGAEIVELDCPSFDLALSAYYLIAPSECSSNLARFDAMRYGLRVGDDGSKSAEDVTALTREAGFGPEVKRRIMLGTYALSSGYYDAYYGSAQKVRTLITRDFEKAFEQVDVIVSPTTPTTAFPIGERADDPMAMYLADLCTIPTNLAGNAAMSLPCGLAPEDGMPVGLQIIAPAMADDRLYKVGAAVEAAFTAKWGHPLLEEAPAL, from the coding sequence ATGGCAGACCTGATCAAGCTCACCGCCGCCGAGATCGCGGCGAAGATCGCCTCCGGCGAGCTCACCGCCGTCGAGGTGACCGAGGCCCACCTGGCCCGCATCGAGGCCGTCGACGAGAAGGTGCACGCCTTCCTGCACGTCGACCGTGAGGGCGCGCTCGCCCAGGCCCGCGCCGTGGACGAGAAGAAGGCCCGCGGCGAGAAGCTCGGCCCGCTGGCCGGTGTCCCGCTCGCGCTCAAGGACATCTTCACGACGGAGGGCATTCCCACCACCGTCGGCTCGAAGATCCTCGAAGGCTGGCTGCCGCCGTACGACGCGACGCTGACCAAGAAGCTCAAGGCCGCCGACGTCGTCATCCTCGGCAAGACCAACATGGACGAGTTCGCCATGGGGTCGTCGACGGAGAACAGCGCCTACGGGCCGACCGGCAACCCCTGGGACCTGACCAAGATCCCCGGCGGCTCCGGCGGCGGCTCCAGCGCCGCCCTCGCCTCCTACGAGGCCCCGCTCGCCATCGGCACGGACACCGGCGGCTCCATCCGCCAGCCCGCGTCCGTCACCGGCACGGTCGGCGTCAAGCCCACCTACGGCGGCGTCTCCCGCTACGGCATGGTGGCCTTCTCCAGCTCCCTGGACCAGGGCGGGCCCTGCGCCCGTACGGTCCTGGACGCGGCGCTGCTCCACGAGGTCATCGCCGGCCACGACCCGCTGGACTCCACCTCCATCGACGCGCCGGTCCCGGCGGTCGTCGAGGCGGCCCGCAACGGCAGCGTCGAGGGCATGCGCGTCGGCGTCGTCAAGCAGTTCCGCGGCGAGGGCTACCAGGCCGGTGTCATCCAGCGCTTCGACGAGTCGGTCGCGCTGATGAAGGAGCTGGGCGCCGAGATCGTCGAGCTGGACTGCCCGTCCTTCGACCTCGCGCTGTCCGCGTACTACCTCATCGCGCCCTCGGAGTGCTCCTCCAACCTGGCCCGCTTCGACGCCATGCGCTACGGCCTGCGGGTCGGCGACGACGGCAGCAAGTCCGCCGAGGACGTCACGGCCCTGACCCGTGAGGCCGGCTTCGGCCCCGAGGTCAAGCGCCGGATCATGCTCGGTACGTACGCGCTCAGCTCCGGCTACTACGACGCGTACTACGGCTCCGCCCAGAAGGTGCGGACGCTGATCACCCGCGACTTCGAGAAGGCCTTCGAACAGGTCGACGTGATCGTTTCGCCGACCACGCCGACCACCGCCTTCCCGATCGGCGAACGCGCCGACGACCCGATGGCGATGTACCTCGCCGACCTGTGCACGATCCCCACCAACCTGGCAGGCAACGCGGCGATGTCGCTGCCCTGCGGCCTGGCCCCCGAGGACGGGATGCCGGTGGGCCTGCAGATCATCGCTCCTGCCATGGCCGACGACCGGCTCTACAAGGTCGGTGCCGCGGTCGAGGCCGCGTTCACCGCCAAGTGGGGCCACCCGCTGCTTGAGGAGGCACCTGCACTGTGA
- a CDS encoding DUF397 domain-containing protein, with product MTSTAAQHFSRGLNWFKSSYSGSAGGNCVEVASCPHAIHIRDSKNPGGPILTLSAAAWSAFLADVAN from the coding sequence ATGACCAGCACAGCAGCCCAGCACTTCTCTCGCGGTCTTAACTGGTTCAAGTCCAGCTACAGCGGCAGCGCAGGCGGCAACTGCGTAGAAGTGGCCAGCTGCCCCCACGCCATACACATCCGCGACTCCAAGAACCCCGGCGGCCCGATACTCACCCTGAGTGCCGCCGCCTGGTCCGCCTTTCTGGCCGACGTCGCCAACTGA